The following are from one region of the candidate division WOR-3 bacterium genome:
- a CDS encoding phosphate ABC transporter substrate-binding protein: MRNLLVLSLLIGLGFSQSLVIQGSTTVLPIAQAAAEAYMEKHPDADIMVRGGGSGTGIAALIDRACDIANSSRPMKTKEIKQAREKGVNAVGTVIAMDGIAVIVHPSNPINEISVEDLKKIYTGKMTNWNALGGKGNIVVVSRDAASGTYEVFNEKVLGGAKLTDGALMLASNLEVARAVEQTPGGIGYVGLGYLSDKVKVLKVNGVTPSEATVQNGTYPLARPLYMYTNGNPSGIAKSFIEFILSTEGQTIVRDNGFVPVK, from the coding sequence ATGAGAAACTTGTTGGTTTTATCATTACTGATAGGATTAGGCTTTAGCCAGAGCCTTGTGATCCAGGGTTCAACAACAGTTCTACCCATTGCCCAGGCTGCAGCAGAAGCATATATGGAGAAACACCCTGATGCAGATATTATGGTGCGGGGGGGTGGTTCAGGAACCGGTATTGCGGCACTCATTGACCGTGCCTGTGATATTGCCAATTCTTCAAGACCAATGAAGACAAAAGAAATCAAACAGGCACGTGAAAAGGGTGTAAATGCAGTAGGAACTGTGATTGCAATGGATGGAATTGCGGTTATCGTTCATCCCAGTAATCCAATCAATGAAATTTCTGTTGAAGACTTGAAAAAGATATATACCGGTAAAATGACCAACTGGAATGCACTCGGTGGCAAAGGCAATATCGTTGTCGTATCAAGGGATGCGGCTTCAGGAACTTATGAGGTTTTCAATGAGAAGGTTCTTGGCGGTGCAAAACTAACTGATGGTGCATTGATGCTTGCATCCAATCTTGAAGTAGCAAGGGCAGTAGAGCAAACCCCGGGTGGAATAGGATATGTGGGGCTCGGTTATCTGAGCGACAAAGTCAAAGTGCTGAAGGTTAACGGAGTTACACCTTCAGAAGCAACTGTCCAAAATGGCACTTATCCTCTTGCACGTCCATTATATATGTATACGAATGGTAATCCATCAGGCATTGCCAAATCCTTCATTGAATTCATACTTTCAACTGAAGGACAGACAATAGTCCGCGATAATGGCTTTGTGCCGGTTAAATAG